The nucleotide window ATACGATGTATACTTTTGCGTTCCTAATGTAATGCTCCCACTGTACTGTTGTAATCTGTATATCTCTGAAAactcaataaaaaagattgaaacaaaaaaaaaagggactgACTTTGCACAGCTTTGGAATGTTGCTAGATTTGCACTACCGATGTTTTGGGCAGGTTCCGTCATAACCACATTATTATTACTTTGCACTAATTGAATATAAGCATGTAAAAAATTGGGACGTAGAGAatgacagcggggggggggggtgggaagactTGCTACAGCTAAACAAAATTGAAGCACATTTTACAGGGAAAGATTATCATTGAACAGGGAGTACTAGATGAAAGCAAACACTTGTGATGCTTTTTAAAGACCGCTGCTCTGAGCCGTAAGACACAAAAGCACAGACATTACTGCGCAGCAATCCATGGTTCAatgaaaaagaataataattgagtgctttcttttttgtcttttagCAATCCTTTATTTGAGCACCACTTGAAGTTCCCTTTCTTTCTCATGCTGGGATAgtcgcttcccccccccaccgtggTATGTGTAATAATTAAGTCCTTCTTATTAAATGTATGTTACATGATTTCTGCGGtggattttaataaaatataaagatTGCCCAGTGGTTTGAGTACTTGGATTtcctgtccccccccttctctcttcaaGCATGAGTGAGAGCAGGGGAGTGCAACCTTTTGAagcggcgcccccctgcctggcctcccacCCCACACCCCTACCTGGCCAAAAattgtgtcaaatgacgccagtcacgttacatgaccccgcagcgtcatttgacgctgcgttgccatggagacacgtctgaatcccggtaagtgttactgttgcagaggcctcacgcgacccccggcatttaatttaaatgctttggggaggagcgcggaacctctgcaaccgcccgcacccccccagacaaatatcccgccccccagtttgcgcaccgctgaacaAGAGAATAACATTCAAACAATATTAACTCCAAACCATCAAATCAAAAGGGTTTGCTGGTTTGTAATGTGTAAGATAATAAAGAGACTATTGAAATGACTGAATCTATAGCAGAGAAGTTCCTTATAGACCTACTTCTACAACACAGCAAAGTCCCAACGCTCATTTAACAGTTTAATGCCCGTTGCAGAGGGATGCTGCTTTCAGAACAGAACACATTTTATCCAAGGTTACGTACACGAGCGTTCGTATTTGTTTGCATGTGATCCAGAAAAGATGCCCCTTCTGTTCAGGTCAGTGGAGGGTTTATTTACAAAACATGAATGGATTTTTTCTTTCTTCTGTAAATGCATTTATCTATTGTAATGTAATATAACACaagacaaaaagcctcagtgctacatccaatgtgtcaAATGATATAGTTAGATACTTATCTGATTTTCgtttcataagtgagggtcacttcgttaaattctttggccaaagcattttaagctttGCAAACCACGCCCTCATTGGCAACTCCTGATACTACTGAACTCGCAAAAGCTTCTCCTAACCTCTCTATTGGAGGGAGAactgtcttaatagactggtcagtCACAGGTACTTACTGTAGCAAGAACTGCCATTAAAAAGGTTGGATGAGCGAGCTTGAAACGAGGGAGGGGGTCACAAACCTCCAAAAATAAATTTGACacatatggtgtggtgggttttgggttcttataggggctgtctgtgtttgTACATTTCTATTGTAATGTCCATTATTCCCTTTATCATTTTCTAGGTGTTTGCATTGTCCAAGCTGCATACAACCCAAACATTTGCTTTTAAGCCTTGTACTTTACCTGGAGCTGGTTATTGATGTGTTAAGCGGTTTCTTATTTCTTAACATGTTAATAAAACCGCAATGTATAAGAAACTAATGCTCAGACATTCTTCAATTGACCAATCTTCCTCCTCCTTTAATAAACACATACTAATTGAATGACTAACTTTGTGTTAATTAGATGGTCCAAGTAGCAGTAAGGCCAAGATCTCATTAATACAAAACAGAGAAAATGTGTCACAGTTTAAATGCCAATGGCTGAAAAATAGATGTTCTTTTATTTACAAGATCCAAATATTTCTGTAGAGCTGCATGAAAAGGTCACGACTGTCAATGAGCTTAAATGCTCCATAAAATATATACATCGCGTACCCAGAGGTAGTAATCAGGTTTTAAGGCATTGACAGATTACAGAACAGCTACTTCACTGCAAACAGGCAGCAACCTTTAATCTATTCAATGACTGAGCAGCTAATTCCCATTATGCATAAGAGGGGTtacaggtgcagggggagagagggatatatatatctatactgtatatatataatatatatatatatatatatagaacatttATTTTTCCATAATGTAGAGCAACATATTTGCAACATTCACTATAAATCAGAATATATTCCTTACAGAATGTAAATGAGGATAAATGGCTTAAAAATGTACGATAATAAAATCTACAGGATTAAAATCGGCCTACGGTTGGGGCTGATAACCAACAAAAGCAAGCTGCAGGTATCACAAAAATATACTCGTGGATTGTGCTTAGAAAACCCAGTGCCAGCAAATTTTAAGAGGACAAAATAAAGTATTCTCCTTCAATATCTCTTCACAACAGAAGACGGGTAAAAAAAACTGCACAACGGCGCTTGTGATCAGGATGGAAATTTGTAAGAAAATGATAATATAGTATGCATATATTTTGACCGCGTAATTGAGGCTGCACTTGTATGAAACACACATTTTCACAACGCACAGGGACCAAGAGGAAACACAGACCATGAATTGCATTGGACATACTGCTAAAGCACCCGTGAGGTGACCTTTCTGTATTTAGGTGGCTCTGGGCAAATGTGTCACTTGTCTTTCATTCATTCACCACTTGATATTCAGTGCAGTGTTCATTTTCTCCACCGCTaggtactgtgtgtgcagagcctGCTTTGCTTTGGCAGAGTCCCTGCCTCCCAGCCAGTGTTCGTAAAGCTGCTCGACGCCAGCATTCCCCTCCGGCGTCTCTGTCCTCGCTGTATCGTACAGCTGCTCCACCCTCTGGAGTAAAACTTTGCTGGGTTCTCCTTCTGCTCGGATCTGACCTCCACCATTTAAACAACCTAAATAAGAGggatcaaataaataaataaataaatatataaaaaaagttaCACTCATTTGTCAAGAGATAATAATAGGACAAGATATGCAGAAATTGCcgaatatattaaaacaaaaatcaatgTCATTTTGTTACCTACGTGGCTTATTCTATATTTGTCAACGTGGCCGATTGGCCATTTTTAGCCAAAACTCCCCAAGGAATTCAGTGGGGAATTTCAGTCAAACAGGAGCGAGTGGGAGAATTACAAAGTGTTATCttaggcaaagaagggtgggtcgctgtgttggtcctttcttccatgtagtaacacagaagagagggagtagggggtattgAACCAACCTTTGGaagaccttttattggaccaacatgtagtagatatgttacaagctttccaaacTCTCAGGGTCCATCATCGGGTGTGGCAGAACCGTATGGCTCGTGAggttgaaagcttgtaacataactacttgttggtccaataaaaggcatcatacctactccctctctctcctgtgtTACTATATGGTGTTATTTTATTAGTGATGCTTACGCACCTGAGGGACAGGCCATCACTTCCACGTAGTGATAAGAACAGCGTCCGCGTTTCAGCTTCTGCACCAGGTTCTGAATGTTTCGAAACCCGTAAGCTAAAGCAAACTGCAGTAAAACTTTGCCGTCCTTCTCCAGAGTCACCTCCTGGAAGTCCTTGTTCCTAAACGAATAAGTTGACCCATATGGAGTAAAATGAAAAACAGCCATTGTGtaaatatatggggggggggggaggcgggggtttATTAGGGGAGGATTTTATCAAAATCTTCCAGCTGCCAAAAAACAGAACCAATGAAAAACCCCAGAACTTTATTTAGGATTTGTGTCTTTGTGATCTATACAGAGCCATTATTTGCATTCCATTTTGCCCTGGGAGACATAACCCCTCAAATTATGCATTCTCGACAACCGGCTTATTACAGCATTGTCAAAATGTCTAAACacaccaattagcaaatcataaTTTAAAATGGATAAACTGAATGGTTTACGGATGGAAACCAATTAATGTCCACATCAATTTATTTGAAACCCTATTCCAGCTTTTTAtaatcagtcttttttttttttaacccttttgctgctggGAATGCTTTGCTTGGCAACAACTGGGAATTAGTGGACACAGGTGCGAACAAAAGAGCACACATTTAAAAGAATACAACTTCAGAGGTTAGGAGTCAATCCTGGCTGTTGGGTAACAATGTTCTCCAGATGTTTGGTATCCGGAATGATGTTGCACACAGACACATCCAGGATATCTTACTTTAAAGGCTTGTATGTAATTTCATCCACATGGACGCCAAAGAGCTCTTGAGCTGCGTGCCTAAAAATATGCTCCAGATACCCGCCGGAGCCACCTCCCTTGTGTCCATACGGttcctcttccaccacgctgctgAACCTGTGCATAggagaccaaaaaaaaataaaaatgtgtgtctAGCTTCGTTCTTTGGcagtgtcacgtgaccccgcggcatcatttgacaccaggttagcatggcgacacgtcaccgaAAACAAggtaggagaagttacagaggcctctcgcagtcccccggcatttaatttaaatgccctgggggaTAGCGCAGACCActgtaaccgcccgcgccccctctGGAAAAATCGTACCCTTGACCTAAATGGTACAGAATTGATTTTATTACGAAAAACCCACAAGATTTCACATGCTTTGCTGCTTTAAGCCTGTACAGAATATCATTGTTTTGAACGTTAGTCTTTTCTCTTGGATTAATGCAGGGGGCTCAAGTAACAGTCCTCAAACctcaacaacaggtcaggttttccggatatccctgcttcagcacaggtgactcagaggCTCACTCAGTGAGcgtctgattgcgccacctgtgctcaaactgggatatcctgaaaacctgacctgttggggggtcttgagcacCCCTGAATTAATGGACGGGTTTGTAGCACAGTTGATGGATACTACTCAAGCTTCTGATCCCTTATCCCGTACTTGCTTGCCATTTCTATATCAGGTCTAAATAAGCACAGACACCTTCAGTAAACAAAGTAGCTCCCTATTAATCTGTATAGCTACTGTATGTGCACTTGCTAATCTGAGTTTAACTTTGTATCATTGTATGTATGCATCTATCTATATAGTATCATTCACTGCCTAGGCTGGGTAAGTATCTACTAATTTTGCATAGGTTGGCTACAAGTATAACTCTATCCATTGCCTTAGCTCCCTCACTATAACGTCCGAGTATATTTAAGATCCTTACCAATAAGACAAATATATTATGTTTGAATGCGTGCCGTGTTTTAAAGAGAAAAGAAACCACCATGTTGTGCCAAACACAAAATAATAACTTTCAGAGATTTAAATCTATCCCCAAACGGAGCTTCAAAAGCTATTTTTGGGTGCTGCTGTTTGTTTGCAGGAAGTGTGGGCCCCCAGGGCCTCTTCCCATGTGGTGAGCATCACGTACTGATCGTGCCTGGAAGTGTCTGCGCCATTCCAGCTCGTTGCATGCTACGGAAGATCAACCAGTACAGTTCTATGGACTGCAGTGTGCCAAAGCGCTTACTGGTTTCCCCAGCAAATGCAGTGTAGGAATCATAGCTTGTGTGCAGGTCTCAAACCCGTAGGCCGCATTTAAAGTGGTCGTGCGTGACAGAGCGCACGCGAAACCCGCACTGAGGTAGTAGGcgacggggaggtgtggccatcatgtgagcggttcgtcatcattggctgaaccgcgcacgtgaccggcAGTCATGCGGCAAACGCAAAATTGTTTGTCTGGCCAAGAATCGCGCGCGCTATgacctgcctcatagaggtatgGCCTTTTGTTCGCGGTGTGCGGCCACTAGaatcgcagcctaaggctgcgcttagtgACGGCGACGTCGCCTGGAAACAAAAGCATTACAAGCGTGACACGACGGCagtgaccaaaaatttggaagccaatAAAATTGGATTTTTTCAGacgctgtcgccacatgtgacagcctctgaaccaatcaatggccaggtcgacagcgacgtcgccgaaagttaaattataactttcgcgtgTGGAGACggtgacgggtgatgtcacccatcGCGTCGCTGTcgtgcgcactataagcgcggccttagattcACAGAATttagcaagaaaaaaaaaataacaaaatcccGCTGAGGTTTGCCCAAGCCGTGCTCCTCGCTGCCACAATGCAGGACTTTGGAAACAAGCAGAATCAGGACACATGACttcctttttttattcttaaagcaatatcctacgtgtttttttttaaacataaatcagttctgtagtattagataatacttactgcatttaaaaaaaaaaaaacaactcttaatgccatttttaatgagttttaatacattGAGCATCCTTGGGTTTCTATAGCAgactttatcccacctccccagcagtgcaagatatttgtaacactttcctgtttgtgaaaaATTGTTGcctatgttcccagcagtttgagcttcaaactgtaacaatagataatgttcattggggaaataaatatacatagtgaatcccaaatctgtaagacaaaggagacttttggttacatcctttgatcaaataatgacaggcctgctaaccaacgtcaaggtccaatctcccagtaaggtccctgtaaattcactttacttgcatactgtacatgtatcttCACTGGCacagtatataccagtttttaactgcactaagttacataagcttatgctaagtttattaaccccttcagggtatatttcacagaacatttgtatgcatttagcatagggacctgctactgagacttaccttgacgttggttagcagacttgtcattatttgatcaaaggatgtaaccaaaagtctcctttgtcttacagacttaggtttcactatgtttatttatttccccatttattgttagcccaatgggagaagcgcagggattcactttctgttttttcacatacgtatggccaatcctttcaccagcagcCTGCTCCTTACAAGGAGAAGCGCGGtgaatttatttgttttaatagataatgttaccttaccaatataagaatacattgtagctgccgagttactgactaaaggattgattggaactgaaaggcagccatttagcgaaccctgggaagcaggatctttactGATGGATTatgggagaacaaatcgatcagcagcttaggtaattatatATAAAGCTTCCATCAAACCATAAAGTTGAAATTTTTCACTCTTGGTACATCATCCTCTGAATACTTACAGAGTGTCAAGAGGAGAGGGCTCCACGTCACACAAAGAGATTCCCTCTTGTTCCAGCATCTGTAGCACTTCCCCTATAAGAGACGCCATTATGATTGCAGAAGGATTAATTACATAAGAAATGGACAGGTTCAATGGCAATAATTTGTTGCACTAAAACATCCGGAAGCAGCGAGGGAAGACTCACCCGTCGTAATCACACAGTCTACATCCCGGGTTTCATATTCCTGGTTGAAAAAATCCTGCCTGGAGGCCTCCAGCTTCTTGTCATAACAGGGCATCACCGTCACATGGCAGATCTGGCTGGGTTTTACGTTCTGCACCCAGCAGAAAAAAGGAAGGAGAGGGAAAAGTCAGAgcatgggtgggcaactccactcttcaagggccaccaacaggtcaggttttaaggatatccctgcttcaacaccggAGGCTCATGcagtcccggcttcagcacagaggtggctcaatctttgactgaccacctgtgctgaagatggggtattcttaaaacctgacctgttgatggacATTGAGAattggcgttggccacccctgagttAGAGCATGACCAGAAGATAAAGTGGCTTCATTAACATGCAGCAGGATAAGTCAGCTGGTCTGTGAAGacatccccaccttctcctgtGCAAAGTGGTTCTTGACCAGGGATCCCATCACTTGTTGGGGGGACTTGGTGCTGCTGATGTACGGGATGATGAAACTTCCGTGGGTTTTCTCTGCGTAACAGATCCAGCCTGAAAAGCGAGAGGTTAACACTGCATGCCGTGGCATCTCTCACACACTGGCATGCCAGCGAGCACATTCGTTATCTACCCCCTGCAtgcagcactgaaagggttaatgaaaCACACAGTACCCTAGTTTCGTATTGTTATACACAGTGCTGACCGTACTATCAGATCTTACATAATACAGGAAGCGTGAGAATTCCCTGTGCcagagagcttacattctaaattAGTGCAGAGAGAGATTAATCATATCCAATTAGATACAATGTAAATGTCAGAGCGGTGTCTTTCAACCAGGGTTCTCCGGGCGTCCCTATAGGGTTctgtgcaattttcaggtcatttgcaAAGTGTACCAAATACTGAAgaatatacaatgcat belongs to Ascaphus truei isolate aAscTru1 chromosome 11, aAscTru1.hap1, whole genome shotgun sequence and includes:
- the CIAO3 gene encoding cytosolic iron-sulfur assembly component 3; amino-acid sequence: MASPFSGVLQLTDLDDFIGPSQECIKPIKVEKKPGNAAAKIRIEDDGSYFQINQDGGSQKLEKAKITLNDCLACSGCVTSAESVLITQQSHKEVYKILKENKAEVPSQQKLVVVSVSPQSRASLAARFNLSIQETAQKLTAFFKQLGVHHVFDTTFSRNFSLLESQREFIQRFKRQKEEKKALPMLASACPGWICYAEKTHGSFIIPYISSTKSPQQVMGSLVKNHFAQEKNVKPSQICHVTVMPCYDKKLEASRQDFFNQEYETRDVDCVITTGEVLQMLEQEGISLCDVEPSPLDTLFSSVVEEEPYGHKGGGSGGYLEHIFRHAAQELFGVHVDEITYKPLKNKDFQEVTLEKDGKVLLQFALAYGFRNIQNLVQKLKRGRCSYHYVEVMACPSGCLNGGGQIRAEGEPSKVLLQRVEQLYDTARTETPEGNAGVEQLYEHWLGGRDSAKAKQALHTQYLAVEKMNTALNIKW